ATGTTACAATCAACTATCAAGAAGTTGAGTTTAACGATCATCATAACGGATTGGTAACTGCATTAGCAGCAGGATCTGGTATTCCAGACATTGCTTTTGTGGAAATCGGTTTCTTAGAAACTTTTAAAGGTGACGAAGGTAACTTTACAAACCTATATGATTTAGGTGCGAAAGATGTTACTGGTGATTACTTGGATTGGAAAATCAAACAATCAGAAAATGCTGACGGCTCTTTCCTATTTGGATTACCAACAGATATTGGTCCAATGGCAATGGCTTACCGTACAGATATCTTTGAAGCAGCAGGTCTTCCTACAGAACCAGATGAAGTTTCTGCTTTAATTACAAACTGGGATGAATTTCTTGAAGTTGGTAAAACAGTTGCCGAAAAAACTGGAAAACCAATGACGGATTCAGGCGGTACAATTTATGACACAATGGTAGGTCAATTAACGGAAGTTTATTTTGATGAGAACAACGAATTATTATTAGAATCTAACGCGGGTGTTAAAGAAGCATACGACAGAGCTACAGCAATGGTAGAAGCAGGAATTACTGCGAAAGTGGGACAATGGTCTCCAGAATGGAACGCTGGAATTAATGATGGTGGATTTGCTACATTAATGGCACCAGCTTGGATGATGAACTATATGAAGAGTACTGCACCAGACGGTTCAGGTAACTGGAACATCGCTCAAATGCCAGTTGCGTCAGGTAACTGGGGTGGATCTTTCTTAACGATCCCAGCGGCATCTGAACATCCAGAAGAAGCATATGCCTTTATCGAGTGGTTGTTAAGTGTAGATAATCAATATGAAATCTTTAAAGAAACGGGTAACTTCCCATCTACACCTGGAATTTATGACAAACCAGAAATGCAAGATTGGACAGATGAATACTTCCAAGGTGCTCCAGTAGGAAAAATTTATGCTGAAGCTGCTTTAAAAGTTGTTCCTGTTTACTTTGGTCCTAATCATACAACAGTGAACACTGCAGTAAAAGATGCAATTAACAACGTTGAAAACAATGATGCGGATGCACAAGCAGAGTGGGATGCGGCTATTGAAAGAGTAAGTCGTGAATTAAGATAATAAATATTTATAAAATCTTATAAATAAAATATGCGCGCTGATCAGTTATGATCAGCGCGCGTATAATCTGGATAGGATTTATTTCCATATTTTTTGGTAGGAGGAGGTCGTATGGCAATGAGTGCAAAATCAGATAAAAAACCTCGTTTTAAATATGGTTCACAAGCAAGTAAAGATGCATTATCAGGTTATTTATATGTAGCTCCTTTTTTTATTTTATTTTTAACGTTCGGTATATTTCCAATTTTTTATAACTTATATATCTCCTTATTTAGTTGGAAATTATTTGGTGCTGAGCCTGAGTTTATCGGTTTACAAAACTATATCTGGTTATTAACGGATGATCCAACATTTATAAAATCAGTAGTGAATACTTTTTCCATTTGGATTATTTCTACTATACCTCAATTATTCATCGCATTAGTGCTTGCTTATGTATTAAACCAAGGTTTTGTGAAAATGAAGGATATGTTTCGAATGGCCATTTTTATGCCATTTATCACATCAATTTTAGCTGTAACGATTATTTTTAATTCTTTATTTTCAAGAGATTTTGGTTTAATTAACTTTATATTAGGTACCGAAGGATTAGATTGGGAAAATAATAATCGATTCTTAACTCATGTAGCGATTGCTACGATGGTGAATTGGAGATGGATTGGTTATAATACGATCATTTACATGGCAGGATTACAAACAATCGGTAAGGATTTATATGAAGCAGCAACAATAGATGGGGCAAATAAAATTCAACAGTTTTTCTATATTACGATCCCACAACTTCGTCCAATTATTCTGTTTACGATCATCATGTCTTCTATAGGTGGCATGTCATTATTTATCGAACCATTGGTGTTCTTAGACATAAGAGGTGGTTCTGCAAATCAAGGTTTGACGATGTTCCTATACTTATATGAAACTGCATTTGGAACTAAATATAATGTTGGATATTCCGCAGCCATATCTTGGGTGATGTTTGTCATTGTCGTATTGTTTGCATTGTTAAATTGGTTTGTTACTACGAAAGTTATTAAGGATTAGAAGGGATGAGAGGTCATGAAAAACAGAACAGGACGTTTTATATCTTATATATTTTTAATTATCTCATCTTTAGTTTCAGTATTTCCGTTTTATTGGATGTTTGTTATAAGCACAAATTCGACTGCGGCAGCCAATAAGTTTCCACCAAAGATCATTCCAGGTAATCAATTTTTTGAGAATATTCAAAATGCTTGGCAAAACGCAGATTTTGTTACTGCTCTTTTTAACACTTTAATTGTTGCAGGGACAATCACTGTATCCCAGTTATTTTTCTGTTCACTTGCAGCTTTTGCGTTAGCTAGGTTGGAGTTTAAAGGACGAAAGTTAATATTCTTATTAATTGTAAGTACGATGTTATTACCTCCAGCAAGTCCGATCCCACTTTACATGATTGTAAGTAAATTTGATTGGATCAATAGTTTATATGCTGTTATTATCCCATTTTTAGTTGGAGCCTTCGGAGTATTTTTAATGAAGCAGTTCATAGAATCCTCTATACATCCGGAGTTAATTGAATCAGCAAAAATGGACGGTGCTAGAAACTTTCAAACGTATTACCAAATTGTGTTACCAATTCTCAAACCTGGATTAGCAACACTAGCTATCATTACATTTATGGGGGTTTGGAATGACTTCGTATGGCCGTCTATTGTACTTAAAGAGCAATCTGTTCAAACATTACAGTTGGCTGTTCGGGGATTACAGAATGCATATAACCGTGATACAGCATTAATCGTAACAGGTGCATTTATTACTACATTACCATTACTTGCAATCTTTATTCCATTTAGTCGACAATTTATTGCTGGTTTAGCTGAAGGATCTGTAAAGGGGTAATACATTGTTTGTGAACATATTTAATACTTAGAGGTATTTACCTAAACTTTGATTTGGACCTTGATTATTGTAATCAAGGTTTTTTTGTTTTTGAAACCTATAATTTCTATAATGAACACAATTTCAACCTATTAATAAACTGAATATTCAAACATATGAGATATATACAAAAAATATGAGAATTACCGCATACCAATGTGAAATCGCTTCCATTATAATTTTAATAGGGCGTATATATTGTTCAAAAAAAAGGGGGAATTTCAAATGAAAAAATTTGGTCTAATTTTAATGAGTCTGATGCTTTTATTTTCATTTGCATTAGCAGCTTGTTCAACTGATGAAGATGGAGAATCTACAAGTGACAAACCAGCTGATGAAAAACCAGCAGGTGATGAAACTCCAGCAACTGAGACACCTTCTGATGAAGTAGTAGAACTTACATTCCAAAACATTCCTAACACTGGTTTGGATGTATTAGTTAAGCAATATGAATCAGAAAACCCTAATGTTACAATCAACTATCAAGAAGTTGAGTTTAATGATCATCATAACGGATTGGTAACTGCATTAGCAGCAGGATCTGGTATTCCAGACATTGCTTTTGTGGAAATCGGTTTCTTAGAAACTTTTAAAGGTGACCAAGGTAACTTTACAAACCTATATGATTTAGGTGCGAAAGATGTTACTGGTGATTACTTGGATTGGAAAATCAAACAATCAGAAAATGCTGACGGTTCTTTCCTATTTGGATTACCAACAGATATTGGTCCAATGGCAATGGCTTACCGTACAGATATCTTTGAAGCAGCAGGTCTTCCTACAGAACCAGATGAAGTTTCTGCTTTAATTACAAACTGGGATGAATTTGTTGAAGTTGGTAAAACAGTTGTTGAAAAAACTGGAAAACCAATGACGGACTCAGGCGGTACAATTTATGACACAATGGTAGGTCAATTAACGGAAGTTTATTTTGATGAGAATAACGAATTATTATTAGAATCTAATGTGGGTGTTAAAGAAGCATACGACAGAGCTACAGCAATGGTAGCAGCAGGAATTACTGCGAAAGTGGGACAATGGTCTCCAGAATGGAACGCTGGAATTAATGATGGTGGATTTGCTACATTGATGGCGCCAGCTTGGATGATGAACTTCATGAAGAGTACTGCACCAGACGGTTCAGGTAACTGGAACATTGCTCAAATGCCAGTTGCGTCAGGTAACTGGGGTGGATCTTTCTTAACGATCCCAGCGGCATCTGAACATCCAGAAGAAGCATATGCCTTTATCGAGTGGTTGTTAAGTGTTGACCATCAATATGAAATCTTTAAAGCAACGGGTAACTTCCCTTCTACACCTTCAATTTATGACAAACCGGAAATACAAGATTGGACAGATGAATATTTCCAAGGTGCTTCAGTAGGAAAAATTTATGCGGAAGCTGCTTTAAAAGTTGTTCCTGTTTACTTTGGTCCTGATCATCAGACAGTGAATACTGCAATTAAAGATGCAATTAACAACGTTGAAAACAATGATGCAGATCCACAAGCAGAGTGGGATGCGGCTATTGAACGTGTGAGTCGAGAACTAAGATAATATGAGTATAAAATAACATAATTAATAAATTTAGACGCGCTGATCAATTTTATGATCAGCGCTTATAATCAAGAGGAGATAATTCCCATTTAGGCACTTCCTATCTAGTGAAATTACTGAATATTCAGATTATATAGTAAGATATACAAAAATATGAGAAGTCACCGGTATATAAAATTATGGAATAGCCTATTCACAAGCTGATTGTACATACAGACTGGAGCACACAATATTAATAGGATAAGATTACTTAACTATATGGAAGGAGGATTTCCAATGGAAGCGCATACAAAACAAAGTAAAAAACCCAAATTTAAATACGGTTCGCAAGCAAAAAAGGATGCACTATCAGGTTATTTATATGTAGCTCCTTTTTTTATTTTATTTTTATCGTTTGGAATATTCCCGATTTTTTATAACTTATATATCTCTTTATTTAGTTGGAAATTATTTGGTGCTGAGCCTGAGTTTATCGGTTTACAAAACTATATCTGGTTATTAACGGATGATCCAACATTTATAAAATCAGTTGTAAATACTTTTTCCATTTGGATTATCTCTACTATACCTCAGTTATTTATCGCATTAGTACTCGCTTATGTATTAAACCAAGCTTTTGTGAAGATGAAGGATTTGTTTCGAATGGCTATCTTTATGCCATTTATCACATCAATTTTAGCTGTAACGATTATTTTTAATTCTTTATTTTCAAGAGATTTTGGTTTAATTAACTTTATATTAGGTACCGAAGGATTAGATTGGAAAAATAATAGATTTTTAGCTCATTTTGCTATAGCTACAATGGTGAACTGGAGATGGATCGGTTATAATACGATCATTTATATGGCAGGATTACAAACAATCGGTAAGGATTTATATGAAGCAGCAACAATAGATGGGGCAAATAAAGTCCAGCAGTTTTTCTATATCACAATTCCACAGCTTCGTCCTATTATTCTCTTTACGATCATCATGTCTTCTATAGGTGGCATGTCATTATTTATCGAACCATTGGTTTTCTTAGACATAAGAGGTGGTTCTGCAAATCAAGGTTTAACAATGTTTTTATACTTATATGAAACTGCATTTGGAACCAAATACAATGTTGGATATTCTGCAGCCATATCTTGGGTGATGTTTGTCATTATCGTTATGTTTGCATTGTTAAATTGGTTCATTACTACGAAAGTCATTAAGGATTAGAAGGGATGTGAGGGATCATGAAAAACAGAGCAGGACGTTTTATATCATATTTGTTTCTAATTATATCATCAATAATATCAGTATTTCCGTTTTATTGGATGTTTGTCATTAGCACAAATACGACTGCGGCAGCCAATAAGTTCCCACCTAAAATTATTCCTGGTGATCAATTTTTTGCAAACCTTCAAAATGCTTGGGAAAACGCAGATTTTATTACTGCTCTTTTTAACACTTTAATTGTTGCAGGGACAATTACTATATCCCAATTATTTTTCTGTTCGCTTGCGGCTTTTGCTCTTGCCAGATTGCAATTTAAAGGGAGAAATTTTGTTTTTATGTTAATTGTAAGTACTTTATTATTACCACCTGCTAGTCCGATTCCACTCTACATCATCGTAAGTAAATTTGATTGGATCAATAGTTTATATGCTGTTGTCATCCCATTTTTAGTTGGAGCCTTTGGTGTATTTTTAATGAAGCAGTTTATTGAAACCGCTATACATCCAGAGCTAATTGAATCAGCTAAAATGGATGGAGCTAGAAACTTCCAAACGTATTACCGAATTGTTTTACCTATTCTTAAACCAGGTTTGGCTACACTAGCTATCATTACATTTATGGCGATTTGGAATGATTTTGTATGGCCATCTATTGTACTTAAAGATCAATCTGTTCAAACATTACAGCTAGCGGTTCGTGGATTACAGAATGCATATAACCGTGATACAGCATTAATCGTAACAGGCGCATTTATTACGACTCTTCCACTTCTTGCAATTTTCATTCCATTTAGCAGACAGTTTATTTCAGGATTAACAGAGGGTTCCGTTAAAGGCTAGAGCAAGTATAGGTTTGTGAACATTTTATATTTATTGAGGTAAATATCCCTTGGATCTTAACTGCGATTTGCAGTTAAGGTTTTTTCTTATAACTACCTCTCCGATAGGAGCTTTTGTTATAGATTCATGCAGATTAGTACTTTTATACTATTCAAAGCAAACTGTCTCTCCATGGACATATTTTTCTTATAGATGATATAATAATGTTAGTTTTTACAAGGAAGGGGGATCGTTATGTTTAATAAGATCGTGAGCAAAGTCAGCGCCTTATCAAATGTAATTAATCTAAGATTTAAACTAATTATTTTATTCCTATTTATGTTTATTACATTGTTAACTCTAGCATTAATTTTAAATACTTCCCTTAATAGTATTAAAGAAACGGTTAAAGATTCATATGAAAATAAGATCGGATCCATGAATGAGTTGCAAAACTTAACAACTAAAATTTTAGAATTTAATCAATTTATTATGACAGCATCAAATAGTCCAACTTTAGCAAAAAGTTATGAAAAGAGAATAACTGATAAAATGAATGAAATCGAAATCATTGTAAATCAGCAAAAAGAACTTGCAAGTGGAGATAAACAAATAGTTATAGCCGAATTGTTAGTTAAGGATTGGAACAGCTTTTTAAATTATAAGGATAATATTCTTAACGCAATATTAGAAGGTGATCCTGCAAAGTTCAATAAAGCATATCAATCTTCTTTACGAAGCTTAAATGGCATCGTTAACAATTCTGCAACATTGTATGATTTGAAGTACAGTGAAGTTTTAAATTCACAACAATCAATAGAAAACTCACAAAATCTCGCACTTAAAAACAATATGATTGTTATCGTTACAGCTATTATTATTTCCCTGTTATTAGGCTGGTGGATATATAGCAGTGTTGTAAAACGCCTTCATCGTTTAGTTTCTTACAATTATCAATTATCTAAAGGGGATTTAACAGCATCGAAATTGAATATCTCAAAAGATGAACTTGGATTGTTGGCCAAAAGTACGAATCAGATTGTAGATAATTTAAAAATGATGATTTCAGATGTAGGTGACTCGATTCATTTAATGAATAATAATGTGAAAAATGTAAATCTAACCATTTCTGAAAATTATAGTTCAACAGAAATTATTGCAAAAAATGTAGACGAAATTTCAAAAGGAATTTCAGAACAAGCTAGTTATTCAGAAGGTTCATTAGTTAATATATCTGACTTAGATCAGTCTGTAACAGATATTGTCGATATTATAGAAAAGTTTAAAATATCGTTAGAACATACATATGGGAAAATTGATACAGGTACAGTGGATTTAAATGAAACGATGGGACAAATAAAATTGGTTGAAGACTCTAATATAGATTTAATCTCGTCCTTCGAAAATTTAAATCAAGAGCTTGTGCAAATACGTAAGTTTTCGGAACAGATTGTCAAAATTTCTCGGAATACAAATATTTTATCTTTGAATGCTTCTATTGAAGCCTCAAGAGCAGGAGAGTTCGGAAAAGGGTTTGCTGTTATTGCAGACGAAATTCGAGAATTATCTTCTGAAACAACGAAAGTTGCAAATGGGGTAATGGAGGTTGTTGCAAAAAATGAAGAAAAAACAAAACAATTTCAGGAGTCTCTGCAGAAGTCAAATAAAAGAACTTCAGATGGGAGAACTACATTCAAAGCAACGTATGATAATTTTATGGAAATAAACGAAATGTTTAAACAAATGAGTTATCAAATGAATGAAGTGTTACAAAGGGTAAATGATATTAAAAAACAAAGTGAAGAAGTAAACAATAATATGTCAGACATTACAGCCATCTCAGAAGAAACTTCAGCAGGCATTCAGGAAATCGCTTCTTCTACAAATCAACAGGTAGCTCAATATAAAGACATCGTGGATACGATAGATGAACAAAGTGAACTAGCTAACAAAATGAATCAAAATATTAAACGTTTTAAATTAGAAGATGAAAAATGAAAATTAAACAATAGTAAAAAATATACTTAACAAAAAAATCACCTTTAAGGTGGTTTTTTTGTTTCACTCTAATAATGAATAAATATTTTTAATAAATAAAGTTGTCTTGACTTAAAGTCTCGCCTACTACAGCAAGGTACTATAAAAAGATAGTACTTACTATAGTTATCTTATGATGATAACATGAACCTATTAAATCTCATATTAATTAAAGTTATCATGAATCATTAATTTATTGATGGTATGCATAGCATCAGGTGGTACCTTATATTGACGCCGGAGAATCAACATACTAAGTGTTTCGTAATAATGGGCACAAACTTTTCACATTTTTGTAATAATTTCGAGAGTTTTGGAAAATCATAGAATAAATATTCAATATGCAATTTAAACTTCAAACCACATGTATGTGAGGTGAGCTAAAGTGGAAAATATTATGATTGGGATTGATGTTGGATCTACCACTGTAAAAGCAACTGTAGTGGATCCGAATACGAAAGAGATTCTATGGTCTGATTATCAGCGTCATAATTCGAAACAGGCTGAAAACGTATTAGAATTCTTGGTTCGTATCGGGAATGAATTTTCAGAAGTAGAGAAAGAAAAGATTCGAGTGTTTATTACGGGATCTGGTGGTGGTCCGATTGCTGAGCATATCGGTGCCAAGTTTGTTCAGGAAGTGAATGCCGTTACGATGTCAGTTGAAGAGCTACATCCTGATGTAGGGAGTGTAGTTGAACTCGGAGGACAAGATGCAAAGATCATTATTTTTAAAGAAAACGAGGAGACTGGTGACAAGCAAGCCATTAATTCTATGAATGACAAATGTGCCTCTGGTACTGGTGCTACGATTGACAAATGTATCATTAAGGTAGGAATGCCAGAATCAGAAGTTTCAAAGCTCGCTTTTGATGATACAAAGTTACATCATGTTGCAGCGAAATGCGGTGTTTTTGCAGAAACGGATATCGTGAACCTCGTGAAAAGCAGCATTCCTTCTTCGGAAATCATGTGTTCTTTGGCGGATGCAATTGTTATGCAGAATCTCTCTGTACTGACCCGTGGGAATACATTGCGACATAAGGTCCTCTTGTTAGGTGGGCCGAACACATATTTGCCTTTTCTTCAGCAATGTTGGCGTAAGAGAATTCCTGAATCGTGGGATCAGCGAGGATACAATTATCCGAAAGATATACCGATCGATGAATTAATTTTTGTTCCAGAAAATTCTCAGTATTATGCTGCATATGGTGCTGTCATTTATGGACTTCATGAATCGAGTGAAGTAGGTCGTTACAAGGGTCTAGAAGAATTGAAGAAATTTATTACTCATGGACGAAAGGCAAAGCTGGGTGAAAAAGCCGGTGCTCCTCTAGTAAAAAGCGTAGCGGAATTGGAAGAATTTCGCCGTCTGTACAGTATTCCTAAATTTAAGTCGTTTTCCTTTGAACCGGGAAAAACAATTAAGGCAGTAATTGGTCTTGACGGGGGTTCTACTTCATCAAAGGCCGTGGTGGTCGATGAAAGCGGAACGATTCTCCTTAAGGAATACCAGCTTTCTAAAGGGAATCCGATTCAAGATACGAAGGAGCTTCTAGGGCGTATTTATGATAAAGTACATGCATCTGGTTCCAAACTGGAAATTATCGGCTTTGGGGCAACTGGTTATGCTGCAGATGTCTTGGAAAAGACATTAAAAGCGGATGTTAATATTGTAGAAACCGTTGCTCATATGATGAGTGCCGTTCATTTTTTTGGAGATATTGACGTTATTTGCGACATTGGCGGACAAGACATAAAGGTCCTTTTTCTAAAAAATGGAGATATCCGCAACTTCCGTTTGTCAAAC
This genomic window from Chengkuizengella sediminis contains:
- a CDS encoding ABC transporter substrate-binding protein, giving the protein MKKFSLILMSLMLLFSFALAACSTEGDTTEPSDEPSEETPGTEAPSDEVVELTFQNIPNTGLDVLVKQYESENPNVTINYQEVEFNDHHNGLVTALAAGSGIPDIAFVEIGFLETFKGDEGNFTNLYDLGAKDVTGDYLDWKIKQSENADGSFLFGLPTDIGPMAMAYRTDIFEAAGLPTEPDEVSALITNWDEFLEVGKTVAEKTGKPMTDSGGTIYDTMVGQLTEVYFDENNELLLESNAGVKEAYDRATAMVEAGITAKVGQWSPEWNAGINDGGFATLMAPAWMMNYMKSTAPDGSGNWNIAQMPVASGNWGGSFLTIPAASEHPEEAYAFIEWLLSVDNQYEIFKETGNFPSTPGIYDKPEMQDWTDEYFQGAPVGKIYAEAALKVVPVYFGPNHTTVNTAVKDAINNVENNDADAQAEWDAAIERVSRELR
- a CDS encoding carbohydrate ABC transporter permease translates to MAMSAKSDKKPRFKYGSQASKDALSGYLYVAPFFILFLTFGIFPIFYNLYISLFSWKLFGAEPEFIGLQNYIWLLTDDPTFIKSVVNTFSIWIISTIPQLFIALVLAYVLNQGFVKMKDMFRMAIFMPFITSILAVTIIFNSLFSRDFGLINFILGTEGLDWENNNRFLTHVAIATMVNWRWIGYNTIIYMAGLQTIGKDLYEAATIDGANKIQQFFYITIPQLRPIILFTIIMSSIGGMSLFIEPLVFLDIRGGSANQGLTMFLYLYETAFGTKYNVGYSAAISWVMFVIVVLFALLNWFVTTKVIKD
- a CDS encoding carbohydrate ABC transporter permease; protein product: MKNRTGRFISYIFLIISSLVSVFPFYWMFVISTNSTAAANKFPPKIIPGNQFFENIQNAWQNADFVTALFNTLIVAGTITVSQLFFCSLAAFALARLEFKGRKLIFLLIVSTMLLPPASPIPLYMIVSKFDWINSLYAVIIPFLVGAFGVFLMKQFIESSIHPELIESAKMDGARNFQTYYQIVLPILKPGLATLAIITFMGVWNDFVWPSIVLKEQSVQTLQLAVRGLQNAYNRDTALIVTGAFITTLPLLAIFIPFSRQFIAGLAEGSVKG
- a CDS encoding ABC transporter substrate-binding protein; translation: MKKFGLILMSLMLLFSFALAACSTDEDGESTSDKPADEKPAGDETPATETPSDEVVELTFQNIPNTGLDVLVKQYESENPNVTINYQEVEFNDHHNGLVTALAAGSGIPDIAFVEIGFLETFKGDQGNFTNLYDLGAKDVTGDYLDWKIKQSENADGSFLFGLPTDIGPMAMAYRTDIFEAAGLPTEPDEVSALITNWDEFVEVGKTVVEKTGKPMTDSGGTIYDTMVGQLTEVYFDENNELLLESNVGVKEAYDRATAMVAAGITAKVGQWSPEWNAGINDGGFATLMAPAWMMNFMKSTAPDGSGNWNIAQMPVASGNWGGSFLTIPAASEHPEEAYAFIEWLLSVDHQYEIFKATGNFPSTPSIYDKPEIQDWTDEYFQGASVGKIYAEAALKVVPVYFGPDHQTVNTAIKDAINNVENNDADPQAEWDAAIERVSRELR
- a CDS encoding carbohydrate ABC transporter permease, whose product is MEAHTKQSKKPKFKYGSQAKKDALSGYLYVAPFFILFLSFGIFPIFYNLYISLFSWKLFGAEPEFIGLQNYIWLLTDDPTFIKSVVNTFSIWIISTIPQLFIALVLAYVLNQAFVKMKDLFRMAIFMPFITSILAVTIIFNSLFSRDFGLINFILGTEGLDWKNNRFLAHFAIATMVNWRWIGYNTIIYMAGLQTIGKDLYEAATIDGANKVQQFFYITIPQLRPIILFTIIMSSIGGMSLFIEPLVFLDIRGGSANQGLTMFLYLYETAFGTKYNVGYSAAISWVMFVIIVMFALLNWFITTKVIKD
- a CDS encoding carbohydrate ABC transporter permease — its product is MKNRAGRFISYLFLIISSIISVFPFYWMFVISTNTTAAANKFPPKIIPGDQFFANLQNAWENADFITALFNTLIVAGTITISQLFFCSLAAFALARLQFKGRNFVFMLIVSTLLLPPASPIPLYIIVSKFDWINSLYAVVIPFLVGAFGVFLMKQFIETAIHPELIESAKMDGARNFQTYYRIVLPILKPGLATLAIITFMAIWNDFVWPSIVLKDQSVQTLQLAVRGLQNAYNRDTALIVTGAFITTLPLLAIFIPFSRQFISGLTEGSVKG
- a CDS encoding methyl-accepting chemotaxis protein; this encodes MFNKIVSKVSALSNVINLRFKLIILFLFMFITLLTLALILNTSLNSIKETVKDSYENKIGSMNELQNLTTKILEFNQFIMTASNSPTLAKSYEKRITDKMNEIEIIVNQQKELASGDKQIVIAELLVKDWNSFLNYKDNILNAILEGDPAKFNKAYQSSLRSLNGIVNNSATLYDLKYSEVLNSQQSIENSQNLALKNNMIVIVTAIIISLLLGWWIYSSVVKRLHRLVSYNYQLSKGDLTASKLNISKDELGLLAKSTNQIVDNLKMMISDVGDSIHLMNNNVKNVNLTISENYSSTEIIAKNVDEISKGISEQASYSEGSLVNISDLDQSVTDIVDIIEKFKISLEHTYGKIDTGTVDLNETMGQIKLVEDSNIDLISSFENLNQELVQIRKFSEQIVKISRNTNILSLNASIEASRAGEFGKGFAVIADEIRELSSETTKVANGVMEVVAKNEEKTKQFQESLQKSNKRTSDGRTTFKATYDNFMEINEMFKQMSYQMNEVLQRVNDIKKQSEEVNNNMSDITAISEETSAGIQEIASSTNQQVAQYKDIVDTIDEQSELANKMNQNIKRFKLEDEK